In one Pseudomonas hydrolytica genomic region, the following are encoded:
- the flgM gene encoding flagellar biosynthesis anti-sigma factor FlgM — translation MVIDFNRLNNANTPANAGRTGATQTGNRNEAAQPTKAPVTGSDEQTTAKSGESVQLSREAQQLQKIGEKLRDQPIVDKERVAQLKQAIADGSYQVDSKRVAQKLLDFESQR, via the coding sequence ATGGTCATCGACTTCAACCGGCTGAACAATGCCAATACGCCCGCCAATGCGGGGCGTACCGGCGCCACTCAGACTGGCAATCGCAACGAGGCGGCGCAGCCGACCAAGGCGCCTGTCACCGGTAGCGATGAACAAACCACCGCCAAGAGCGGCGAATCCGTGCAACTGAGCCGTGAGGCCCAGCAGTTACAGAAAATCGGCGAGAAGCTGCGTGACCAGCCGATCGTCGACAAAGAGCGCGTGGCCCAGCTGAAGCAGGCCATCGCCGACGGCAGCTACCAGGTCGACAGCAAGCGCGTCGCCCAGAAGCTGCTCGATTTCGAATCCCAGCGCTAG
- a CDS encoding flagella synthesis protein FlgN, whose translation MHDTALLDLFTTDIGTAEQLLELIDTEFQALTERDLPRLESLLNDKQPLLALLQQHAGERSRVLQNAGLNADRDGLKALAAGSALGEQLLARSEELSNLLQRCHEANLRNGRLIRANQASVGSVLGILRGGETPGLYDSRGSAARIAQQRPLSQA comes from the coding sequence ATGCACGACACAGCCCTGCTTGACCTGTTCACCACCGATATCGGCACCGCCGAGCAGTTGCTCGAGCTGATCGACACCGAATTCCAGGCCCTGACCGAGCGCGATCTTCCGCGTCTGGAAAGCCTGCTCAACGACAAACAACCCCTTCTCGCCCTGCTCCAGCAACATGCTGGCGAGCGCAGCCGCGTGCTGCAGAACGCCGGCCTGAATGCCGACCGAGACGGCCTCAAGGCGCTGGCAGCGGGCTCTGCCCTGGGCGAGCAGCTGCTGGCCCGTAGCGAGGAGCTGTCCAACCTGCTGCAGCGTTGCCATGAGGCCAATCTGCGTAACGGCCGTCTGATTCGCGCCAACCAGGCTTCGGTCGGCAGCGTTCTCGGCATCCTGCGCGGCGGGGAGACGCCCGGCCTCTATGACAGCCGCGGCAGCGCCGCTAGAATCGCGCAGCAAAGGCCACTCAGCCAGGCCTGA
- a CDS encoding flagellar brake protein — MSSAFNDESGPQPPKVLKTSVEIIATLRQLQQNHDPLVIQFKDRGQRFQSYLVEIDKDRARLALDEIIPTDGERFFKQGETFNVEAYRDGVRVAWTCEHDVQLGEFEGAPCYWAPLPSEVIYHQRRSAFRAPLKQSDLVKVVLAGDKLREPLQGHLLDISATGCKLRFPGNLSQQLSNGQVHERLTAHLPFGAMTCAVELRHVQYEEKIDMTFVGTRFYRINGLEQRQVERFVYQLQREARRTESDGLF; from the coding sequence GTGTCCAGCGCGTTCAACGACGAGAGCGGCCCCCAGCCGCCCAAGGTGCTCAAGACATCCGTCGAGATCATTGCCACCTTGCGTCAATTGCAACAGAACCATGATCCCCTCGTTATCCAATTCAAGGATCGTGGCCAGCGTTTTCAAAGCTACCTCGTCGAAATCGATAAAGACCGTGCGCGATTGGCACTGGACGAAATCATCCCCACCGACGGCGAACGCTTCTTCAAGCAGGGCGAAACCTTCAACGTCGAGGCCTACCGCGATGGCGTGCGAGTGGCCTGGACCTGCGAGCACGACGTGCAACTGGGCGAGTTCGAAGGCGCGCCGTGCTACTGGGCTCCGCTCCCCTCGGAAGTGATCTATCACCAGCGCCGCAGCGCCTTTCGCGCACCGCTCAAGCAGAGCGACTTGGTCAAGGTGGTGCTGGCTGGCGACAAGCTGCGCGAACCGCTGCAAGGTCATCTGCTGGATATTTCGGCCACCGGCTGCAAGCTGCGCTTTCCCGGCAACCTCAGCCAGCAGCTGAGCAACGGTCAGGTGCACGAACGACTCACCGCTCACCTGCCCTTCGGCGCGATGACCTGCGCGGTGGAACTGCGCCACGTGCAGTACGAAGAGAAGATCGACATGACCTTCGTCGGCACCCGCTTCTACCGCATCAACGGCCTGGAGCAACGCCAGGTCGAACGCTTCGTCTACCAGCTGCAGCGCGAGGCGCGCCGCACGGAGAGCGACGGCCTGTTCTGA
- a CDS encoding MFS transporter — MRLIWKSFRSLYFATLLMLLGSGLLSTYLALRLADTVDGLWVGALMAANYFGLVLGGKLGHRLIGRVGHIRAYVACAGVVTAAVLGHGLVEWLPFWLFLRMLVGLGMMCQYMVIESWLNEQAEARQRGLVFSGYMAASYLGLILGQLTLVVHPTLGLELLMLVALCFALCLVPVALTRRLHPAPLHPAPLELRFFLSRVPLSLTTIAVAGLLIGSFYGLAPLYATRMGLSTEQVGLFMGSCILAGLLVQWPLGWLSDRQDRVRLIRGCAVLLLLAALPLAVLPEVFLGLLIGIGFLVSLMQFSLYPLAVALANDHVEPERRVSLTAMLLVTFGVGACVGPLLAGVLMRFYGANMLYVFVCVCALILVWRIRPEVVTHLHQVEDAPLHHMAMPGNVASSPLVAALDPRVDEQTVHEQMHEPAAAAAQEDAEAPRAGQ, encoded by the coding sequence ATGCGCCTTATCTGGAAGTCGTTCCGCTCGCTGTACTTCGCAACCTTGCTGATGCTGCTCGGCTCCGGCCTGCTCAGCACCTACCTGGCGCTGCGCCTGGCCGATACGGTGGACGGCCTGTGGGTCGGTGCGCTGATGGCGGCCAATTACTTCGGCCTGGTGCTGGGCGGCAAGCTCGGGCACCGGCTGATCGGTCGGGTCGGCCATATTCGTGCCTATGTCGCCTGCGCCGGGGTGGTTACCGCGGCGGTACTGGGGCATGGCCTGGTGGAGTGGCTGCCGTTCTGGTTGTTCCTGCGCATGCTGGTGGGCCTGGGCATGATGTGCCAGTACATGGTGATCGAGAGCTGGCTCAACGAGCAGGCCGAAGCGCGGCAGCGCGGCCTGGTGTTCAGCGGTTACATGGCGGCCTCCTACCTGGGGCTGATTCTCGGCCAGCTGACCCTGGTGGTGCATCCGACCCTGGGCCTGGAGCTGCTGATGCTGGTCGCCCTGTGCTTCGCCCTGTGTCTGGTGCCGGTGGCGCTGACCCGCCGACTGCATCCGGCGCCCCTGCACCCCGCGCCGCTGGAGCTGAGGTTCTTCCTTAGCCGGGTGCCGTTGTCGCTGACCACCATCGCCGTGGCCGGGTTGCTTATCGGTTCCTTCTACGGCTTGGCGCCGCTTTATGCCACCCGCATGGGCCTTTCCACCGAACAGGTCGGTCTGTTCATGGGCAGCTGCATTCTGGCGGGACTGCTGGTGCAGTGGCCGTTGGGTTGGCTATCGGATCGGCAGGACCGGGTGCGCCTGATTCGCGGTTGTGCGGTATTGCTGCTGCTGGCCGCGTTGCCCCTGGCGGTACTGCCGGAAGTCTTCCTCGGCTTGCTGATCGGTATCGGCTTTCTGGTCAGCCTGATGCAGTTCAGCCTGTATCCGCTGGCGGTGGCTCTGGCCAACGATCACGTCGAGCCGGAGCGGCGCGTGTCGTTGACCGCCATGTTGCTGGTGACCTTTGGCGTAGGAGCCTGTGTCGGGCCGCTGCTGGCAGGAGTGCTGATGCGCTTCTACGGCGCCAACATGCTCTACGTGTTCGTCTGCGTCTGTGCGCTGATCCTGGTGTGGCGCATCCGGCCCGAAGTGGTCACCCATCTGCATCAGGTAGAGGATGCGCCGCTGCACCACATGGCCATGCCGGGCAACGTCGCCAGCTCGCCTCTGGTGGCTGCGCTCGATCCCCGGGTGGATGAGCAGACGGTGCATGAGCAGATGCACGAGCCCGCCGCGGCTGCGGCCCAGGAGGATGCCGAGGCGCCGCGAGCAGGTCAGTAG